The Altererythrobacter sp. CAU 1644 genome has a window encoding:
- a CDS encoding AbgT family transporter: MDGAATAKNGGFLGWIERSGNKLPDPVFLFFYFILALIAISLVADLMGLGAAHPTEIDPDTGAARIIAAESLLSSENIRRLWNEMPETYTHFHPLGYVLIVMFGAGVAERVGLFGTAMRAGLRNAPRALLTPLVVFVGMMGNHAADAGYVVLIPLSGIIFHAAGRHPIAGIAAGFAGVSGGFSANLIPGQLDALLFGITEASVETVFGDYAANIAGNWYFIAGMTFIFLPVIWYVNDRIVEPRLGTWDPQFADAKLAGPQEDRPLTEGESKGLRWAGLAVLAVCAVWALFVFMPNAPLYDAQAAPEARLAPFYKSLVAFFMVLFLAAGWAYGKATGVIGNHRDLVKMMTGAMEDMAYYLVLVLAISHFVAMFGWSNLGLILAVFGADVLGSSGLPAWALLAAIILVSAFINLFVGSASAKWALLGPVLVPMLMLLGISPEMATAAYRVGDSATNIITPLMTFFPLILIFAQRWDRNFGLGSLTAMMLPFSIGLMIAGLAMTIGWVVFDLPLGPGADVFIETPTTIEPAGAVSTG; the protein is encoded by the coding sequence ATGGATGGAGCGGCAACCGCCAAGAATGGCGGCTTCCTCGGCTGGATAGAGCGTAGCGGTAACAAGTTACCCGACCCCGTCTTCCTGTTCTTCTATTTCATCCTCGCGCTGATCGCGATCAGCCTGGTGGCCGACCTGATGGGCCTGGGCGCCGCACACCCGACCGAGATCGATCCCGACACGGGCGCGGCGCGCATCATCGCCGCCGAGAGCCTGCTGTCGAGCGAGAACATCCGCCGTCTCTGGAATGAGATGCCGGAGACCTACACCCATTTCCACCCCTTGGGATATGTGCTCATCGTTATGTTCGGCGCGGGCGTGGCGGAACGGGTCGGCCTGTTCGGTACGGCCATGCGGGCAGGTCTGCGCAATGCGCCCAGGGCACTGCTCACGCCGCTGGTGGTCTTCGTGGGGATGATGGGCAATCATGCCGCAGACGCAGGCTATGTCGTCCTGATCCCGCTCTCTGGCATCATCTTCCATGCCGCCGGTCGCCATCCGATCGCAGGCATCGCCGCCGGGTTTGCCGGGGTATCTGGCGGCTTTTCGGCCAATCTCATTCCCGGCCAGCTCGATGCGCTGCTGTTCGGGATTACCGAGGCTTCGGTCGAAACCGTGTTCGGGGATTACGCCGCCAACATTGCCGGTAACTGGTACTTCATCGCCGGGATGACCTTCATCTTCCTGCCGGTGATCTGGTACGTCAACGACCGGATCGTCGAACCGCGACTGGGCACCTGGGATCCGCAGTTCGCCGATGCCAAGCTGGCCGGCCCGCAGGAGGACCGCCCGCTGACCGAAGGCGAAAGCAAGGGGCTACGCTGGGCCGGCCTCGCCGTGCTGGCCGTATGCGCTGTGTGGGCGCTGTTCGTTTTCATGCCGAATGCCCCGCTCTACGATGCACAGGCAGCGCCCGAAGCGCGCCTCGCACCGTTCTACAAGAGCCTCGTCGCCTTCTTCATGGTGCTGTTCCTCGCCGCGGGCTGGGCCTATGGCAAGGCAACGGGCGTGATCGGCAACCATCGCGACCTGGTCAAGATGATGACCGGCGCGATGGAGGACATGGCCTATTACCTCGTACTGGTGCTGGCGATCTCGCACTTCGTGGCGATGTTCGGGTGGTCGAACCTCGGGCTGATACTCGCCGTGTTCGGAGCCGATGTGCTGGGTTCTTCCGGTCTACCGGCCTGGGCTCTGCTCGCCGCGATCATCCTGGTGTCGGCCTTCATCAACCTGTTCGTAGGATCGGCCAGCGCGAAATGGGCGCTGCTCGGCCCGGTGCTGGTGCCGATGTTGATGCTGCTCGGTATCTCGCCGGAGATGGCAACCGCCGCCTACCGCGTCGGGGATAGCGCGACGAACATCATCACGCCGCTGATGACGTTCTTCCCGCTGATCCTGATCTTCGCCCAGCGCTGGGATCGGAATTTCGGCCTCGGCAGCCTTACTGCGATGATGTTGCCCTTCTCGATCGGCCTGATGATCGCAGGGCTGGCAATGACGATCGGCTGGGTCGTGTTCGACTTGCCGCTTGGTCCGGGTGCAGACGTGTTCATCGAAACGCCGACTACGATCGAGCCAGCGGGAGCGGTTTCTACTGGTTGA
- the rbfA gene encoding 30S ribosome-binding factor RbfA translates to MARQQFTPEQHSVRVLKVSERVRHILSELLARQEVHDERVSAANIAVTEVRMTPDLRNATAYVKPLLGKGEDEIVTALRQNTAFLQREVAKRLGLKFAPKLQFRADESFDEADRIEALLRDPKVARDLDED, encoded by the coding sequence ATGGCCCGCCAACAATTCACCCCCGAACAGCACTCGGTCCGAGTTCTCAAGGTGAGCGAGCGCGTGCGACATATCCTCAGTGAGCTGCTCGCCCGCCAGGAGGTGCATGACGAGCGCGTTTCGGCTGCCAATATCGCAGTTACCGAGGTGCGCATGACGCCGGACCTGCGCAATGCGACAGCTTATGTGAAGCCGCTGCTCGGCAAGGGTGAGGACGAGATCGTCACCGCGCTGCGGCAGAATACCGCCTTTCTCCAGCGCGAAGTCGCCAAACGACTGGGCCTGAAGTTCGCGCCCAAGCTGCAGTTCCGCGCCGACGAGAGCTTCGACGAGGCAGACCGGATCGAGGCTCTTCTCCGCGATCCCAAGGTTGCGCGCGACCTCGACGAGGACTGA
- the infB gene encoding translation initiation factor IF-2, whose amino-acid sequence MSDEETKPARKPLGLKRSVDAGEVKQTFSHGRTNKVAVEVKRRRKLVKPGEAPAPEPTPEPAPEPAPVAEAPKKAAPKKPAPAAETPQERVARLQREAEEERLRLAEEARKRDDKAAKKAAEDEKKRAEENRKAEEEAEKRAVDEAKVEAEAPAADDAVEVPDQADEGTPTPAPRKFTPVARPEPKRPEKKKKEEKPARGAPTGGKDKRRSGKLTVTRALNEDEGRRARSLAALKRAREKERRLHGGPAAPREKQVRDVVVPEAITVQELANRMAEKGADLVKALFNMGMMVTVNQTIDQDTAELLVEEFGHNITRVSESDVDIDTSEDQDPEETLKARPPVVTIMGHVDHGKTSLLDALRGTDVTKGEAGGITQHIGAYQIQTKDKHKITFLDTPGHEAFTEMRARGANVTDIVVLVVAADDGIMPQTIEAINHTKAAGVPMIVAINKIDKPEANPDNIRNRLLEHEVIVEKMSGDVQDVEVSAKAGTGLDELIEKILLQAELLELKARPDRDAEATVIEAQLDKGRGPVATVLVTRGTLKRGDTFVVGTESGRVRALIDDKGKQVKEAGPSTPVEVLGLGGVPGAGDQMTVVENEQRAREVAAYRQEKATEKRTALAPTSFDTMFNNLASNVIEFPLLVKADVQGSVEAITTALHNLSNDDIKVRVLHAGVGAITESDVTLAAASNAPIIGFNVRPNAKARDLVKRDGVEMKYYDVIYHLTEEIAKEMAGELGPERIEHVVGRAEVKQVFPAGKKDKAAGLLVLEGAIRKGLHARLTREDVIVSATTIASLRRFKDDVDEVRAGLECGVVLEDTNDIKPGDNLEVFEVEERERTL is encoded by the coding sequence ATGAGCGACGAAGAAACCAAACCTGCCCGTAAACCGCTAGGCCTCAAGAGGTCGGTCGACGCTGGCGAGGTCAAGCAGACCTTCAGCCACGGCCGCACCAACAAGGTTGCGGTCGAGGTCAAGCGCCGCCGCAAGCTCGTCAAGCCGGGCGAAGCGCCCGCGCCCGAGCCGACGCCCGAACCGGCACCCGAGCCCGCACCGGTTGCGGAGGCACCCAAGAAGGCTGCGCCCAAGAAGCCTGCTCCGGCTGCCGAAACGCCGCAGGAGCGCGTCGCTCGCCTCCAGCGCGAGGCCGAGGAAGAGCGCCTGCGCCTGGCCGAGGAAGCGCGCAAGCGTGACGACAAGGCTGCCAAGAAGGCTGCCGAAGACGAGAAGAAGCGCGCCGAAGAAAATCGCAAGGCCGAGGAAGAGGCCGAGAAGCGCGCCGTTGACGAAGCCAAGGTCGAGGCCGAGGCTCCGGCAGCGGATGACGCCGTCGAAGTGCCGGACCAGGCCGATGAGGGTACGCCCACGCCTGCTCCGCGTAAGTTCACTCCGGTAGCCCGGCCCGAGCCGAAGCGTCCGGAAAAGAAGAAGAAGGAAGAAAAGCCCGCTCGCGGTGCGCCGACCGGTGGCAAGGACAAGCGTCGCTCTGGCAAGCTGACCGTCACTCGTGCGCTCAACGAAGACGAGGGTCGCCGCGCCCGTTCGCTCGCCGCGCTCAAGCGTGCGCGCGAAAAGGAACGCCGCCTTCACGGTGGACCAGCCGCTCCGCGCGAGAAGCAGGTCCGCGACGTGGTCGTGCCTGAGGCGATCACCGTCCAGGAACTCGCCAACCGCATGGCGGAAAAGGGCGCCGACCTGGTGAAAGCGCTGTTCAATATGGGCATGATGGTGACCGTCAACCAGACGATCGACCAGGACACGGCAGAGTTGCTGGTCGAGGAATTCGGCCACAACATCACCCGCGTTTCCGAAAGTGATGTCGATATCGACACTTCGGAGGATCAGGATCCGGAAGAAACGCTCAAGGCACGCCCGCCGGTCGTGACGATCATGGGCCATGTCGATCATGGCAAGACGTCGCTGCTCGACGCGCTGCGTGGCACCGACGTGACCAAGGGCGAAGCCGGAGGCATCACCCAGCATATCGGCGCCTACCAGATCCAGACCAAGGACAAGCACAAGATCACGTTCCTCGACACGCCGGGGCACGAGGCCTTTACCGAGATGCGTGCGCGTGGTGCCAATGTCACTGACATCGTCGTGCTGGTCGTGGCGGCCGATGACGGCATCATGCCGCAGACGATCGAGGCCATCAATCACACCAAGGCTGCTGGCGTCCCGATGATCGTGGCGATCAACAAGATCGACAAGCCCGAGGCGAACCCCGACAACATCCGCAACCGCTTGCTCGAACACGAAGTGATCGTTGAGAAGATGTCGGGCGATGTGCAGGACGTCGAGGTCTCGGCCAAGGCCGGAACGGGTCTCGACGAGCTGATCGAGAAGATCCTGCTGCAGGCCGAACTGCTCGAGCTCAAGGCCCGCCCCGACCGCGATGCGGAAGCGACAGTGATCGAAGCGCAGCTCGACAAGGGCCGCGGCCCGGTCGCGACGGTGCTCGTCACGCGCGGCACGCTCAAGCGCGGCGACACCTTCGTCGTCGGCACCGAGAGCGGTCGTGTGCGTGCACTGATCGACGACAAGGGCAAGCAGGTGAAGGAAGCCGGTCCTTCGACGCCGGTCGAGGTGCTTGGTCTCGGCGGCGTGCCGGGGGCAGGCGACCAGATGACCGTGGTCGAGAACGAACAGCGCGCCCGCGAAGTCGCCGCCTATCGCCAGGAAAAGGCAACCGAAAAGCGTACCGCCCTCGCGCCGACCAGCTTCGATACGATGTTCAACAACCTCGCATCGAACGTGATCGAATTCCCGCTGCTGGTGAAAGCTGATGTGCAGGGTTCGGTCGAGGCGATCACGACTGCGCTGCACAACCTTTCGAATGACGACATCAAGGTCCGCGTCCTGCACGCTGGCGTCGGTGCCATCACCGAAAGCGACGTGACGCTGGCTGCGGCGTCCAACGCGCCCATCATCGGCTTCAACGTGCGGCCTAATGCCAAGGCACGCGACCTGGTGAAGCGCGACGGTGTCGAGATGAAGTATTACGACGTCATCTATCACCTGACCGAAGAAATCGCGAAGGAGATGGCAGGCGAGCTCGGCCCCGAGCGGATCGAGCATGTCGTTGGCCGGGCCGAGGTCAAGCAGGTCTTCCCTGCGGGCAAGAAGGACAAGGCTGCCGGTCTGCTGGTGCTCGAGGGTGCGATCCGCAAGGGTCTCCACGCTCGCCTCACCCGCGAGGATGTCATCGTTTCGGCAACCACAATCGCCTCGTTGCGAAGGTTCAAGGACGATGTGGACGAAGTCCGCGCCGGTCTCGAATGCGGCGTGGTGCTGGAAGACACCAACGACATCAAGCCGGGCGACAACCTCGAAGTCTTCGAAGTCGAGGAGCGTGAGCGGACCCTGTGA
- the nusA gene encoding transcription termination factor NusA, giving the protein MASAISANKAELLAIANAVASEKMIDKAIVIEAMEEAIQKSARNRYGAENDIRAKLDPQTGDLRLWRVVEVVEEVEDYFKQVDLKQAQKLDADAKLGDFIVDPLPPVDLGRIDAQSAKQVIFQKVRDAERERQFEEFKDRAGEVITGVIKSVEFGHVIVNLGRAEGVIRRDQQIPREAARVGERVRALITKVERNNRGPQIFLSRAHPDFMRKLFAQEVPEIYDGIIEIKAAARDPGSRAKIGVISHDSSIDPVGACVGMKGSRVQAVVQELQGEKIDIIPWSEDTATFIVNALQPATVSRVVLDEDDGRIEVVVPDDQLSLAIGRRGQNVRLASQLTGHQIDIMTEEEASEKRSKEFAERSKMFEEELDVDETLSQLLVAEGFAELEEVAYVELAELASIEGFDDELAEELQNRAQEALDRQEAAHREARRELGVEDDLAEIPHLTEAMLVTLGKAGIKTLDDLADLATDELIAKKREAPRRRNNADGPPMRRPQRTEDKGGVLGEYGLSEEQGNEIIMAARAHWFDDEEEAPATSTEEPDTQEAADADSTQ; this is encoded by the coding sequence ATGGCCAGTGCAATTTCCGCCAACAAGGCCGAGCTGCTCGCGATCGCAAACGCGGTTGCCTCGGAAAAGATGATCGACAAGGCGATCGTCATCGAGGCGATGGAAGAAGCGATCCAAAAGAGCGCCCGCAACCGCTATGGTGCGGAGAACGACATCCGTGCGAAGCTCGATCCGCAAACCGGCGACCTGCGCCTGTGGCGCGTTGTCGAAGTGGTCGAGGAAGTCGAAGACTACTTCAAGCAGGTCGATCTCAAGCAGGCGCAGAAGCTGGACGCGGATGCCAAGCTGGGCGACTTCATCGTCGATCCGCTGCCGCCGGTCGATCTCGGCCGCATCGACGCGCAATCGGCCAAGCAGGTGATCTTCCAGAAGGTCCGCGATGCCGAGCGTGAGCGCCAGTTCGAGGAATTCAAGGATCGCGCGGGCGAAGTCATCACCGGCGTGATCAAGTCGGTCGAATTCGGTCACGTGATCGTCAATCTCGGCCGCGCCGAGGGTGTCATTCGCCGCGACCAGCAGATCCCGCGCGAAGCCGCGCGTGTCGGCGAACGAGTTCGCGCGCTGATCACCAAGGTCGAGCGTAACAATCGCGGCCCGCAGATTTTCCTGAGCCGCGCGCACCCCGATTTTATGCGCAAGCTGTTTGCGCAGGAAGTACCCGAAATCTACGACGGGATCATCGAGATCAAGGCCGCTGCCCGCGACCCGGGCAGCCGCGCCAAGATCGGCGTGATCAGCCACGACAGCTCGATCGATCCGGTTGGTGCCTGCGTCGGCATGAAGGGCAGCCGCGTCCAGGCCGTCGTGCAGGAACTGCAGGGCGAGAAGATCGACATCATTCCGTGGTCGGAAGACACCGCGACCTTCATCGTCAACGCGCTGCAGCCGGCAACGGTTAGCCGCGTGGTTCTCGACGAGGACGATGGTCGCATCGAGGTGGTCGTTCCCGACGATCAGCTTTCGCTCGCCATTGGCCGCCGCGGTCAGAACGTGCGCCTCGCCAGCCAGCTCACCGGTCACCAGATCGATATCATGACCGAGGAAGAGGCGAGCGAAAAGCGGAGCAAGGAATTCGCCGAACGCTCGAAGATGTTCGAGGAAGAGCTCGACGTCGACGAAACGCTGTCGCAGCTGCTCGTGGCGGAAGGTTTCGCCGAGCTCGAGGAAGTCGCCTATGTCGAGTTGGCCGAACTTGCCAGCATCGAAGGCTTCGACGACGAACTTGCCGAGGAACTCCAGAACCGCGCCCAGGAAGCGCTCGATCGTCAGGAAGCAGCGCACCGCGAGGCACGCCGCGAACTGGGCGTCGAAGACGACCTTGCCGAAATCCCGCACCTCACCGAAGCTATGCTGGTGACGTTGGGTAAGGCCGGGATCAAGACGCTCGACGACCTCGCCGATCTCGCCACCGACGAGCTGATCGCGAAGAAGCGCGAGGCTCCGCGCCGCCGCAACAATGCCGACGGGCCGCCGATGCGGCGCCCGCAGCGCACCGAAGACAAGGGCGGCGTGCTGGGCGAGTACGGCCTCAGCGAAGAACAGGGCAACGAGATCATCATGGCTGCCCGCGCCCATTGGTTCGACGACGAGGAAGAGGCACCCGCCACTTCCACGGAAGAGCCCGACACCCAGGAGGCCGCCGATGCGGACTCCACCCAATGA
- a CDS encoding thymidine kinase, with product MAKLYFYYASMNAGKSTTLLQADFNYRERGMHTMLWTAQLDDRGADKAIESRIGLGAEAHRYGKATDLWADVMASHRVEPLDCVLIDEAQFLSKEQVWQCARLADEGGIPVLCYGLRTDFQGELFPGSAALLGIADALVELKAVCHCGRKATMNLRVDESGAAVKQGAQTEIGGNDRYVALCRKHFSEALAG from the coding sequence ATGGCGAAACTCTATTTCTACTATGCGAGCATGAACGCTGGTAAGTCGACCACGCTGCTGCAGGCGGACTTCAACTATCGCGAGCGCGGGATGCACACCATGCTGTGGACTGCACAGCTCGACGATCGCGGTGCCGACAAGGCGATTGAAAGCCGGATCGGGCTCGGCGCAGAGGCGCATCGCTATGGAAAAGCCACCGATCTGTGGGCGGACGTCATGGCGTCGCATCGGGTTGAACCCCTCGATTGCGTGCTGATCGACGAGGCGCAGTTCCTCAGCAAGGAGCAGGTCTGGCAGTGCGCGCGCCTCGCGGACGAGGGCGGAATTCCCGTGCTTTGCTATGGCCTGCGCACCGATTTCCAGGGCGAACTCTTCCCGGGCTCGGCAGCGCTGCTAGGCATTGCCGATGCCTTGGTGGAGCTGAAGGCGGTGTGCCATTGCGGCCGCAAGGCGACGATGAACCTGCGGGTCGATGAAAGCGGCGCTGCGGTAAAACAAGGCGCGCAGACCGAGATCGGAGGCAACGATCGCTATGTCGCGCTGTGCCGCAAGCATTTCAGCGAGGCTCTGGCGGGATAG
- a CDS encoding DUF448 domain-containing protein: protein MRTPPNERLTSDIAGRPKARNASEPERRCILSGEHGSRDSLVRLAISPEGLVLPDPAAKAPGRGAWIGVTRAELEAATAKGHLKGALARAFKGASLSIPEDLADLVEQALERSLRDRLGLELRAGKLVLGSDRIAEQARMGRIAMLLHAADASEDGRKKLDQAWRVGRDAEGSGERGRVLPLDRAALSVALGRENVVHLALADAAAAERVEQALARLLHYIEGEKPVETEGSVPMAQRQDDELNA, encoded by the coding sequence ATGCGGACTCCACCCAATGAGCGCCTGACGTCCGACATCGCTGGCCGGCCCAAGGCACGGAACGCTTCCGAGCCCGAACGCCGCTGCATCCTTTCGGGAGAGCATGGCTCGCGCGATAGCCTCGTGCGGCTGGCGATTTCTCCCGAAGGGCTGGTGTTGCCCGACCCGGCCGCAAAGGCGCCGGGACGCGGGGCCTGGATCGGCGTGACCCGCGCTGAACTTGAAGCAGCCACGGCCAAGGGCCATCTCAAGGGAGCGCTGGCGCGTGCCTTCAAGGGTGCGTCGCTGTCGATCCCGGAGGATCTCGCCGATCTGGTCGAGCAGGCGCTGGAACGCAGCCTCAGGGACCGGTTGGGCCTCGAGCTGCGAGCGGGCAAGCTTGTGCTTGGGTCGGACCGTATCGCCGAACAGGCCCGGATGGGCCGAATCGCAATGCTGCTCCATGCAGCGGATGCGAGCGAGGACGGACGCAAGAAGCTCGATCAGGCATGGCGCGTGGGGCGCGATGCCGAAGGTTCGGGCGAACGTGGGCGAGTGTTACCACTGGACCGGGCGGCTTTGTCTGTGGCATTGGGCCGCGAGAATGTCGTCCATCTGGCGCTAGCCGATGCCGCAGCGGCAGAGCGGGTCGAACAGGCCCTGGCGCGCCTGCTGCACTATATCGAGGGCGAAAAGCCTGTTGAAACAGAAGGTTCTGTGCCGATGGCGCAGCGCCAGGACGACGAATTGAACGCGTGA
- a CDS encoding site-2 protease family protein: protein MNETLALIIVLVPALIVAIVFHEVAHGYVANLLGDPTAKERKRLSLNPLRHVDPVGTLLVPGMLALASGPIFGWAKPVPVVKQRLDNPRYGMMAVAAAGPGTNFVLAAIGAIALGLLAPSLQIEAGAEPGLLTQGLFYFILINIFLGIFNLLPIPPFDGSHIVEGLMPRKYVHLYEKLRPFGMVLFFGLVAVTWFAPELGVLENTIGPPVEWALEKYLSLAAAVSG, encoded by the coding sequence ATGAACGAAACCCTCGCTCTCATTATCGTCCTGGTCCCGGCACTGATTGTCGCGATTGTCTTCCACGAAGTTGCGCATGGCTATGTCGCCAACCTGCTCGGCGATCCGACCGCCAAGGAACGCAAGCGGCTGAGCCTCAATCCGCTGCGCCATGTCGACCCGGTCGGCACGCTGCTGGTGCCGGGCATGCTCGCGCTGGCGAGCGGTCCGATTTTCGGCTGGGCCAAGCCAGTGCCGGTGGTGAAGCAGCGGCTCGATAACCCGCGCTATGGCATGATGGCAGTGGCCGCGGCAGGGCCGGGGACCAATTTTGTCCTCGCTGCTATCGGAGCGATTGCGCTCGGCCTGCTGGCGCCTTCGCTGCAGATCGAGGCGGGGGCCGAACCGGGATTGCTGACGCAGGGCCTGTTCTACTTCATCCTGATCAACATATTCCTCGGCATTTTCAACCTGTTGCCGATCCCGCCTTTCGACGGCTCGCACATCGTCGAGGGCTTGATGCCGCGCAAATACGTGCATCTCTACGAGAAGCTGCGCCCGTTCGGCATGGTCCTGTTCTTCGGATTGGTCGCGGTGACATGGTTCGCGCCTGAGCTGGGCGTGCTCGAAAACACGATCGGTCCTCCGGTCGAATGGGCGCTCGAAAAATACCTGTCGCTGGCCGCTGCCGTCTCGGGCTAG
- a CDS encoding DUF1697 domain-containing protein, giving the protein MARYLALLGSINVGGNRIKMEALRGVLDKAGFGPVETVAASGNVIFSSSESRELLADRIAEVIARNFQIASVVTLRTLNEVRSAVRDNPFHGEGSDRMVHTIFLPRQPSQESFDTLLQEHRDRGAERLALGNQVLYLDYVHGVGVSDLTGRFLEIRLGCRGTARNMTSLKRIIAKMEASE; this is encoded by the coding sequence GTGGCGCGTTATCTGGCGTTGCTCGGCAGCATCAATGTCGGCGGCAATCGGATCAAGATGGAGGCCTTGCGCGGCGTGCTGGATAAGGCGGGCTTCGGACCGGTAGAAACCGTCGCCGCCAGCGGCAATGTCATCTTCAGCTCGAGCGAAAGCCGCGAATTGCTCGCCGATCGCATCGCCGAGGTGATCGCCAGGAATTTCCAGATTGCGAGCGTCGTCACGCTGCGAACACTCAATGAAGTTCGCTCGGCCGTCAGGGACAATCCGTTTCACGGCGAGGGGAGCGACAGGATGGTGCACACCATCTTCCTGCCCCGGCAGCCTTCGCAGGAAAGCTTCGACACACTGCTGCAAGAACATCGTGACCGCGGAGCCGAAAGGCTCGCATTGGGAAACCAGGTACTTTATCTGGACTATGTCCATGGGGTAGGGGTTTCCGACCTCACGGGGAGGTTCCTCGAAATTAGGCTTGGCTGTCGCGGAACGGCGCGCAATATGACCTCGCTCAAGCGTATCATCGCGAAGATGGAAGCATCGGAATAA
- a CDS encoding PaaI family thioesterase, whose amino-acid sequence MTEAFFPDDQIGDHGSPHTALLGSEFLGFDEESATATMRFEIKRAMTTWRGGVQGGLVAGYLDDVMGYAYVAMTGGEQAPLNLEISMQLLGLLPEGATIIGKGRVVRAGRRVVFLEGELLSEEGQVLARATSTAIPTARPVPPEAGSTR is encoded by the coding sequence GTGACCGAGGCGTTCTTTCCGGACGACCAGATCGGCGATCACGGTTCGCCCCATACCGCTCTGCTCGGCTCCGAGTTCCTCGGTTTCGACGAGGAGAGCGCGACCGCGACCATGAGGTTCGAGATCAAGCGTGCGATGACCACCTGGCGCGGCGGCGTGCAGGGTGGTCTCGTCGCGGGCTATCTCGATGACGTCATGGGCTATGCCTATGTCGCGATGACTGGCGGCGAACAGGCGCCGCTCAACCTAGAGATCTCGATGCAGCTCCTGGGGCTTTTGCCCGAAGGGGCGACGATCATCGGCAAGGGCAGAGTTGTACGCGCTGGCCGTCGGGTGGTGTTCCTCGAAGGCGAATTGCTGAGCGAGGAAGGGCAGGTGCTTGCCCGCGCCACGTCGACCGCCATTCCGACAGCACGACCGGTTCCGCCAGAAGCGGGATCGACCCGCTAG
- a CDS encoding YceI family protein, producing MIHVRLLLLPILAALTIASSPLNYVLDASASSVSAKVAFFGLASKTAQFPNMAGSVRIAPEQPDKAFIAVTLDARKLTAPDEVTLKRLRGEKFFWVEKYPTIQFFGDRLTMIDARRAKVQGKLTARGVTREETLDVTFDTAPLTAPKGKAITLSGEMQIDRRDYGMTAYRLIVGRKVTIRMNARLVPGG from the coding sequence ATGATACATGTCCGCCTGTTGCTGTTGCCGATCCTGGCTGCGCTCACAATCGCCAGCTCACCGCTCAACTACGTGCTCGATGCCAGCGCCAGCTCGGTGTCCGCCAAGGTCGCCTTCTTCGGCCTCGCCAGCAAGACCGCGCAGTTTCCCAACATGGCCGGGAGCGTCCGGATCGCGCCTGAGCAACCCGACAAGGCCTTCATTGCAGTCACACTCGATGCCAGGAAGCTGACTGCGCCCGACGAAGTGACACTCAAGCGCCTGCGGGGAGAAAAGTTCTTCTGGGTAGAGAAATATCCCACCATCCAGTTCTTCGGCGACAGGTTGACGATGATCGATGCCAGGCGCGCCAAGGTCCAGGGCAAGCTCACCGCGCGCGGTGTCACCCGCGAGGAGACGCTGGATGTCACATTCGATACTGCGCCCCTGACTGCCCCCAAGGGCAAGGCGATCACGCTCTCGGGCGAAATGCAGATCGACCGCCGCGATTATGGGATGACCGCCTATCGCCTGATCGTGGGTCGCAAGGTCACGATCAGGATGAACGCGCGGCTGGTGCCCGGCGGCTGA
- the rimP gene encoding ribosome maturation protein RimP, producing the protein MADIARLTEIIEPEAKALGFDLVRVKMMPSEAGDGGMALQIMAEDPATGQLIIDQCAALSRRVSDAIDAAEEIGEVLIEGAYHLEVSSPGIDRPLTRAKDFADWAGHETKVSLNEKVDGVRNLRGKLLGIEGDTVTVEDNKAGAVSFPLDNIHSAKLVLTDELIAATQPLDTTGAEDIVEDETEKADD; encoded by the coding sequence ATGGCGGATATCGCGCGACTGACCGAGATCATCGAACCCGAGGCGAAAGCCCTGGGATTCGACCTCGTGCGCGTGAAGATGATGCCGTCCGAAGCCGGCGATGGCGGCATGGCGCTCCAGATCATGGCCGAGGACCCGGCAACCGGGCAGCTGATCATCGACCAGTGCGCCGCGCTCAGCCGCCGTGTCTCCGATGCGATCGACGCGGCCGAAGAAATCGGCGAGGTGCTGATCGAGGGTGCCTATCATCTCGAAGTAAGTTCGCCCGGCATCGACCGTCCGCTGACCAGGGCGAAGGACTTCGCCGACTGGGCCGGGCACGAGACCAAGGTCTCGCTCAACGAAAAGGTCGACGGCGTTCGCAATTTGCGTGGTAAGCTCCTCGGCATCGAGGGCGACACGGTTACCGTTGAAGATAACAAGGCGGGCGCGGTTTCCTTCCCGCTCGACAATATTCATAGCGCCAAGCTCGTCCTGACCGACGAGCTGATCGCTGCAACCCAACCTCTCGACACCACCGGTGCCGAGGACATAGTCGAAGACGAAACAGAGAAGGCTGACGACTGA